TTCTGCCCCGGATCCTGCGCGTAGTCGGAATTGAATGTACCATCGGGCACCTTCGGCACAGGCTTGGCGTTGAGGTAAAGAACGCCATCGATGATCTGTACGCGATCCCCGGGCAGACCGACAAGGCGCTTGATGTAGTCGACCTCAGGATTCGGCGGGAAACGAATGACGATGATATCGCCGCGCTTCGGTTCGCTGGAGAAAATGCGGCCGCTGAAGAGGTCCGGCGAGAACGGCAGCGAATATTTCGAAAAGCCGTAGGCAAACTTGTTGACGAAGATGTAGTCACCGACAAGCAGCGTCGGCATCATCGATCCAGAGGGGATGGTAAAGGGTTGGAATAGCACGGTGCGAATAACCATTGCCAGAACTAGCGCCTGGGCGATGACTTTGATGTTTTCCCAAAGGCCGGTCGGCTTCGCTTCAACTTTTACGGTCACGCGGTTTGGTTCCTTAAGGGTATCGTTTCGGACGCACGATCTCTCTCTTTTCTCTGTAGCGTCCCAGCCCGCTTTGCGGGAGCACCTCCACCATCACGAATGCTTGAACTCTGAAGGCTTCATTGTTTGAACGATCTCTGGTGCGCCGAGGGTGAGCTTGAGCCTCAGCTAGGCTTTTTCACGAGGGCGTAGAGATTGCAGCCATCCGCGCTCCTGCCGACCAAAATCGCAACAATTGTCATGATGTGGAAAATTCCCCATTTTCCTTGGGGACCGTGCAGCCAAAAGATCGAACGGTCAGGTACACGTCAATTCGGCTTTTCGTAGCTGAGGATGGCATGGAGAATCCCCTGGTTTTGAAGCCGTGAGAAAAGATTGGCGGTGTGC
The nucleotide sequence above comes from Ensifer adhaerens. Encoded proteins:
- the lepB gene encoding signal peptidase I, which produces MTVKVEAKPTGLWENIKVIAQALVLAMVIRTVLFQPFTIPSGSMMPTLLVGDYIFVNKFAYGFSKYSLPFSPDLFSGRIFSSEPKRGDIIVIRFPPNPEVDYIKRLVGLPGDRVQIIDGVLYLNAKPVPKVPDGTFNSDYAQDPGQNVPVFRETLDEGVSYETLDQSPVSRGDNTREFIVPEGHYFMMGDNRDNSLDSRFDVGFVPAENLVGRASLIFFSLGNDTSFREIWKWPTNMRWDRLFKRLD